DNA from Leptospira yasudae:
GTCCCGCATCGATCGCTTGCCAGCCTTCGAAGTTTGCGGTTTGCAGAAGAAGAAGTCCTCCGGGTTTTAAGATCCGATTTAGTTTCTCGAAAACCTTCTCCGGTTCGGAAAGATGTTCGATGACTTCCACAAGAGTCACCACGTCGAAAAACGCTTCGGGTAAATCCGCGTCTAAAAATTCTCCCGTGTATATTTTGAATCCGCGCGATCTTGCGACCTCCGCGGAATACGAGGAGATTTCCACTCCGGTCACGCCGAAGCCCGCTTCTTTTGCGCAGTTTAAAAATCCGCCGAAGGAACATCCTATGTCCAAAAATTCTCCCTTGCGTTTGAACTTGCGGATATTGGAAAGACGCGCCTTCCAAACGTATCGATCGTACGTTTCGGTTTGTCGTTCGTCGCGATAGGAAAAGTCGGCCCTGCCGGAATAATATTCCTCCGTATAAAGCGAAGAGGGTTCCGGTCTCGGGTATTGGGTCTGAAGCCCGCAGGAAATACAGAGGTATATTGGAATATTATAATTTTGAAAGGAAGAATGGTATAGAAATTTCCAATCTTTTCTTTGACAGCAAGGGCAGGTTTCGTCTATAGTTTGGCCAGAAAAATCCAATGACAGATCCTTTCTTCGAGTTTTCCCAAAGGCGTCCGTTCCGTATAACCGAAATCCACCCGGGAGAATCCTTTCAAATCTTCTTTCAATTCTTCTAATGTATAAAAACGGGAATAGGCGCCTTTTAAATCCGGGGTTTGAATCACGGTTCCCTGCGCCTGAAGATGCGTGTCGCCGACGGCGCGCACCGAACCCGCGAGAAATCCTCCGGGTTTGAGAATCCTTTTTTTCTCCTTCAGGATTTCTCTTGCGAGTTCTACGGAGTTGTAGTGCAGAACTCCCCAGCTTACGATCACGTCGAAAAAGCCGTCTTGATAGGAAAAAGGAGGATGTTCGTGGATCGACGCTTTGACGAAAGGATATTCCTGCGAGATCGTTTTGACCGAATTCTCCGTATAATCCGTCGCATAGACTTGATAACCGAATTCGTTTAACAAAACGCAGTGTCTTCCCGAACCGGCTCCGAAGTCGAGCGCCTTCCGTTGTTCCGAAGATTCCGTCTGCTCCGATCCGATCTTGGACAACATACGCACCAGATTCTCATCCGGATAACCGAGTCTGGATTTGTTCCGGGTATAATGCGTGTTCCAAGCGGACTGGGAGGAAGGTTCAGAAGGATTCAAATTTACCTTCCAGTCTTTGAAGAACGGAAGCCTTCCATTCTTCCAAAGTCTGTTCGTTTTGTTCGGGACCTACGAGTCCGACGGTGCGCGTGCGAACTCCGTTTCCTTCGGAGGTTTTGAGAATGTCGCCTTGTTCCTTGAGTTTGCGGTCAAAGAGAAGTTTTTCTTTTCCTGCCGCGGCGAATTCCGAATGCCCCGCAAGTTTCGATTTTCCTTCGGGCGGCGTGGAGAAAAAGATTCCCGCGTATTTCTTGGGAACTCCCGTATAATTCTCGAACGGACGAATCGGTTCGCCCACCAGAAGTTTCACCAAGTTGTCGAAGTAGGCCGATCCGAAATAATTCGGGATGAGAGAATCCGCCAAAAATTCTCCGCCCACTTCGGGAACCGCTTCGATCAGATAGATTTCTCCTTGAGGAGTGATTCTGAATTCCGCCACGAACGGGCAGTCGTTCATTCCGGTCGCTGCGATGAGCGCGCGGCAGTTGAGCAGAATTTCTCCGATCAATTCGGTGTGTAAAAACGGAAGAGTATGAGCGATTTCTAAATAAGGAGGATAGCTCGTGACGTCCTTGTGGGAAATCGACGCGGGAAAGAAATTTCCGTTTTGAACCAGTCCGCAGACCGTGATTTCGAAACCGGGAACGTATTCCTCCGCGATCCAATCTTCCTTTTCCGCGTTAGACGCGCTTGTCTTCTTTTTGGAAAGGGACGTTTTCGATTTCGGCGATTTCTTTTTGGATTTTAAGAACGTTTCCCATTCTTCGGGTTCGTGAAAGGTTCGGATTCCTTCTTTGCTGTTTCCTCGAACGGGTTTGTATACGAACGGAAACTGATTTTTGGATAAGTTCGAATGAGTATCGTAGCTTTCGGGAACGAGAATTCCCACTCTGGCCGCGGTTTCTTTCAGAAGATTTTTATCGGAACAGATTTCCACGCAGTCCAAGCTCGCATAACGCAGCTTGAGTTTTTCGGCGATGTAAGAAGCCGTATACGTCGCCTTTCCGTAGGAACGCGTTCCTACTCCGAGAATTCTCCCGTGCAAAGGAATTTCGGAAACCGTCTTTAGAATTTTACGATATTCTGTAACGGACTCCATGATTCGAAGAGAGGACATCCCCAAACCGGGAGCGCGATCGTTTTGATCGACCGCAATCACCGAATAACCCAGGCGTATCGCCGCGGAGATTAAGGGAACCTGATTGGTCCCGGCTCCTATGGAAAGAAAATGCCCCTTTTGTTTCATTTCCCATAGGTTTCTTTTAGGGCGGGGAGAAAGTCAAAGGATTTTTAAGCGCTAAGAACGTACGACTCGATCCAGTTCTTGGCTCGAATCGGATCCGTATAGAAATGCTCGTTCTCCTTTCCGAATTTTTCCTCGTAGTTTCCGATCTTCGTTTCGTCTTGATGAACGTGAACCGCCGCGAGGCAACGGATTCCGCGGAGATTTTGAAACCGCATCGATTTGGATTCTTCAAAGAGATTCAAGTAACCGACCTTCCATCCGTAGTCCGATAAGATTTGCGGTATGATCGATCGAAAGCGTTTGTGGGCTTCGAGGTTGGCGGCCTCGAACCCGTGTAAGTTGATGAAGATCTTAAACGTTCCGTTGTCCGGGATTTGTGCGAGGGAATCGAGAAGGGATTTTTCCCAGGCTTCCACGTCTTCGATTTCGACTTTGCCGCTGATCCTCGTGCTGACTAATTTTTGTTTCGGGTCCCATTCCGTTTTCGTAATGATTGCGGTTTCCATCCGTCTCCTTTTTGCGTTTTACGCGCGTGTGTGTTGGACGGAGAACGAATGGACGAAGATCGTCAAAATTCAGGGCTTAGAAAGAATTTGTTTCTCTTTTTTATAAGAAGCCGTTCCGACCTGGGGCCGCTTCTTGCGGTTTCTCTTTCTATCAAACATACATTCGGTTTTTTAGAAACGTCGTAAAGAAGGCGGAAGAGTTCCCGCGCCCGCTGCGCTTGCGAAACTTACGAAACGCGTTCGTAGAGGATTCGAACTCCTCCGGCTTTTTCTCCGTTCGGTCTGAGGTTTTGGGAGAAGATGATCAACTTATCGTCTCCGTCTTTTTCCAGACTGGTTCTCCAGCCCCAACTGGTTTCTGGAGTGTCTCCGCCGTAGTGTCCCGTAACGGACCATTCCTTTGCACCGGGAACTCCTTCCGAGAATAGGATTCCGCTCCCCATTCCGAAACTTTCGATCCAAGCGGACTCGTATCGTTTTTTATCGATATGATATCCGTAGATCGCGATTCCTTCGAACGGTTCGCCTCCGTAACTTCCTTTGTATTCGTGCAGAAGAAATCTTCCGCCTAATACGAGTTTGATGGTTCCCGCGATCGGAGACTCGTCGGTGACCTCTCCCTCTTTGAACATCATCTGGTTGACGCCTTTCCAATTCCCCGTATAGGATTCGAATTCTTTGTGGACGCCTTCCCGTTTGGAGGTTTCGAACTTTTCTTTACTCATGGCGAAACAGTGGAGTCGGTTTCGAAATAGAAATCAAGAAGAATTAAGAGTTCTTAGCGGACTTCGAACTCGATTAAAACCTTGGCTTGGATCTTTCGTTCCCCCACGGAAAGCGGTGAAGAATCGCTTTCTCTTCCTTTCATCTGATAGACCACCTGCGGAAAACCAGTGGAATCGGTTTCGATGATTTTGATCGCAGCGACTTCCTTTTTGCCGATCGCGTTGGCGAGAACCAAGGCTTTGCTCTTTGCGTCTTCGTATGCGGATACGAGCGCGTCTTTTTCCTGTTTGGAAGTGGAATCCGATTTGAATTCGATTCCGCTTACGTTGTTGACTCCCAACTTTTGGAGTTCCAGCAATACTTCTTTATAAAGTTTTAAGTTTCTGAGTTTTAAAAGAATTCCGGACGTGGAAAGATACGGTCTTTGTTTTCCGTCCTGAAGATATTGTCTTTGCAGCGTATAATCGGTGCTGTAGATGTCCTTGGGAGAAATTTTGAATTCTTTGGAGAGCGCCTGGATCACGTTAGACGTTCTTTCAAGATTCTTTTCCTGCGCCGTTTTTGCGTTCGCTTCCTCGACTTCCACCGCGAAGGTCATCTGGATATAGTCGGTTTCCACGACCGCGGTTCCGCTTCCCGAGACGGTTACGGTTTGTTTGTTCTCGGAATAAATTCCCAATGCGGGAACGACGAATAACGTAAGAAGAATCAGTTTCAATCGGTTCATAGTTCGGAAATGTTTTTGGAAAATCCGATCCTTGAAAACAAAAAAAGGCGGAAGAGGGGAACCTCGACCGCCTTTTTGCGATTGGTAAAGAAGGTTCGGATGAATTACATCATTCCGCCCATTCCTCCCATACCGCCGCCCATTCCCGCCATCGGGTTTGGAGCGTCTTTTTCCGGTTTGTCAGTGATCGTAACTTCGGTAGTCAGGATCATGGAACCGATAGAAGCTGCGTTTTGAAGAGCGGAACGAACCACTTTCGCAGGGTCAACGACTCCGGCTTGGATCATATCTTCCCAAACCATCGTAAGAGCGTTGAAACCTTCGTTTCCTTTTTTCGCCTTCGCGTGTTCTACGATTACGGAACCTTCCAGACCTGCGTTGGAAGTGATCATACGGATCGGTTCTTCCAAAGCTCTGAAGATGATTTTTGCTCCGGTCGCTTCGTCGCCTTCGAGTTTGAGTCCGCCCACGGCTTCTTGCGCTTTGAGAAGAGTCAAACCGCCGCCTGGAACGATTCCTTCTTCCACCGCTGCGCGAGTTGCGGAAAGAGCGTCTTCCACACGGGCTTTTTTCTCTTTCATTTCGACTTCGGTAGCCGCTCCAACGTGAATCACCGCAACCCCGCCTGCGAGTTTTGCGAGTCTTTCTTGGAGTTTTTCCTTGTCATACTCGGAAGTCGTGTCTTCGATCTGTTTTTTGATCTGACCGATTCTTCCTTGGATTTCTTTCGTTTGGCCTTTGCCTTCGATGATGGTGGTGTTCTCTTTATCCACGGTCACTTTGTTCGCGCGGCCGAGCATTTGAAGAGTAGTGTTCTCGAGTTTCATTCCGAGGTCTTCGGAAATCACTTGTCCGCCGGTCAGAATCGCGATGTCTTCGAGCATCGATTTTCTTCTGTCGCCGAACCCTGGAGCTTTCACCGCAACGCAAGAGATGGTTTTTCTGAGAGTGTTGACTACGATCGTAGCAAGAGCTTCTCCTTCCACTTCTTCGGAGATGATCACGAGAGGTTTTCCCGCTTGAGCCACTTTTTCAAGAACGTGGATCAGATCTTTCATAGAGGAGATCTTTTTGTCGTAGATCAGGATGAAAGGATCGTTCAGAGTCGCAGTCATCGCTTCCGGATCGGTCACCATATAAGGAGAAATGTATCCTCTGTCGAACTGCATCCCTTCCACCACGTCGAGAGTGGTTTCGATGGACTTCGCTTCTTCCACTGTGATGACTCCGTCTTTACCGACTTTGTCCATCGCGTCAGCGATCAGGTTCCCGATCGTAGTATCGTTGTTCGCGGAGATCGTCGCAACGTTTGCGATGTCTTTTTTGTTTTCGATCTTAACCGCTCTTTTTTGAATGCTTTCCACGGCAGCGGCAACCGCTTTGTCGATCCCTCTTTTGAGAGACATCGGGTTTGCGCCCGCGGTTACGTTTTTCAAACCTTCGTTGATGATGGATTGAGCGAGAATGGTTGCGGTAGTGGTTCCGTCTCCGGCGACGTCGTTCGTCTTTGTGGAAACTTCTTTCACCATTTGCGCGCCCATGTTTTCCAGAGCGTCTTCGAGTTCGATTTCCTTCGCAACGGTAACGCCGTCCTTAGTGATGGTAGGCGCGCCGAATTTTTTATCGATCACTACGTTGCGACCCTTAGGCCCGAGGGTAACTTTAACCGCGTTCGCGAGTTTGTTCACACCTTCGAGGAGCTTGCGTCTTGCTGTTTCGTTGTATTCTATATCTTTAGCCATGATTCACTCCTGATTATTTTTTAACAACGGCGAGAATATCGCTCTCACGGATGATGAGATATTCTTTGCCTTCGGATTTGATTTCAGTTCCGGAATATTTTCCGTAAAGGACGGTGTCGCCTACCTTCACTTCGAGAGGAACGAGTTTCCCGTCTTCATATTTGCCGCTTCCGACTTCTACGACTTTCCCTTCTTGAGGTTTTTCTTTTGCCGTGTCAGGAACGAAAATGCTACCGATCTTTTCCTCGGCTTCCTGTCTTGGTTCTACGAGGACTCTGTCACCCAGAGGTTTAATCGATGCCATAGACTAACTCCTTATAATCGTGGTTTAGCACTGCATGAGTAAGAGTGCTTACTATCGTTTCCATTAAAAAAATTCGTGAAAAAAGGGTCAAGCACTTTCGGTAAGAGAGTGCTAAAATTCGATGACGAGAAAAAAAGAATCGGGAAGAAATTTCAAAACGAATCGATTCTTTCTGCGTCTAAGGAAAAATCTTCCGAAGCGCATGAAAAGGAGAAAATGTTTCCGAAAGAAAATCTGATTCGAGTCCGCGATCTCAATCAAAAGCCGGTTCGGGAGGAAAAGCCGATTCTTCTGTATTGGATGTCCATGGCGAGAAGGCTGGCATGGAATCATTCCCTGGATTACGCAATTCATCTTTCCCAAAAATACGAAAAGGAACTTTGGATCTACGAACCTCTGAAAATGGATTATCCTTGGAGTTCGCCGAGGCTGCATCGGTTTATCCTCGAAGGAATGGCGGCGAATACGAAAGAGGCGAACAAGCTCGGGTTGAATTACCGCGCCTTTGTGGAAACTTCGGACAATCCGATCGCGGAGGTTTTCGGGAGAATTTCGTCCGCGGCCGCCCTTATCGTCACGGACGATTATCCGGCTTACATCGTTCCCGAATTGTTAAACGAAGTCGGCAAAAGAATCGAATGCAAACTGCTCGCCGTCGATTCGAACTCCATCATCCCTCTCGATCTTTACGGAGAATTCGCATCTGCCGCGAGAATCCTACGCCCACGAGTCCATAAATTGTTCGCCGAAGCCTGGAAGTTTCGATCTTCCCGTAAACC
Protein-coding regions in this window:
- a CDS encoding class I SAM-dependent methyltransferase, producing MDFSGQTIDETCPCCQRKDWKFLYHSSFQNYNIPIYLCISCGLQTQYPRPEPSSLYTEEYYSGRADFSYRDERQTETYDRYVWKARLSNIRKFKRKGEFLDIGCSFGGFLNCAKEAGFGVTGVEISSYSAEVARSRGFKIYTGEFLDADLPEAFFDVVTLVEVIEHLSEPEKVFEKLNRILKPGGLLLLQTANFEGWQAIDAGPNYHYYLPGHFYYYSESNLKKILDRSGFTNHITYPGVDFSLLAKLLKSRGSFRSWKEYWKWIRISIYHWKSKLKKNGRPLTSSMVLYSFKAE
- a CDS encoding ATP-grasp domain-containing protein, which gives rise to MKQKGHFLSIGAGTNQVPLISAAIRLGYSVIAVDQNDRAPGLGMSSLRIMESVTEYRKILKTVSEIPLHGRILGVGTRSYGKATYTASYIAEKLKLRYASLDCVEICSDKNLLKETAARVGILVPESYDTHSNLSKNQFPFVYKPVRGNSKEGIRTFHEPEEWETFLKSKKKSPKSKTSLSKKKTSASNAEKEDWIAEEYVPGFEITVCGLVQNGNFFPASISHKDVTSYPPYLEIAHTLPFLHTELIGEILLNCRALIAATGMNDCPFVAEFRITPQGEIYLIEAVPEVGGEFLADSLIPNYFGSAYFDNLVKLLVGEPIRPFENYTGVPKKYAGIFFSTPPEGKSKLAGHSEFAAAGKEKLLFDRKLKEQGDILKTSEGNGVRTRTVGLVGPEQNEQTLEEWKASVLQRLEGKFESF
- a CDS encoding SIMPL domain-containing protein; protein product: MNRLKLILLTLFVVPALGIYSENKQTVTVSGSGTAVVETDYIQMTFAVEVEEANAKTAQEKNLERTSNVIQALSKEFKISPKDIYSTDYTLQRQYLQDGKQRPYLSTSGILLKLRNLKLYKEVLLELQKLGVNNVSGIEFKSDSTSKQEKDALVSAYEDAKSKALVLANAIGKKEVAAIKIIETDSTGFPQVVYQMKGRESDSSPLSVGERKIQAKVLIEFEVR
- a CDS encoding DUF1579 family protein — its product is MSKEKFETSKREGVHKEFESYTGNWKGVNQMMFKEGEVTDESPIAGTIKLVLGGRFLLHEYKGSYGGEPFEGIAIYGYHIDKKRYESAWIESFGMGSGILFSEGVPGAKEWSVTGHYGGDTPETSWGWRTSLEKDGDDKLIIFSQNLRPNGEKAGGVRILYERVS
- the groL gene encoding chaperonin GroEL (60 kDa chaperone family; promotes refolding of misfolded polypeptides especially under stressful conditions; forms two stacked rings of heptamers to form a barrel-shaped 14mer; ends can be capped by GroES; misfolded proteins enter the barrel where they are refolded when GroES binds), which gives rise to MAKDIEYNETARRKLLEGVNKLANAVKVTLGPKGRNVVIDKKFGAPTITKDGVTVAKEIELEDALENMGAQMVKEVSTKTNDVAGDGTTTATILAQSIINEGLKNVTAGANPMSLKRGIDKAVAAAVESIQKRAVKIENKKDIANVATISANNDTTIGNLIADAMDKVGKDGVITVEEAKSIETTLDVVEGMQFDRGYISPYMVTDPEAMTATLNDPFILIYDKKISSMKDLIHVLEKVAQAGKPLVIISEEVEGEALATIVVNTLRKTISCVAVKAPGFGDRRKSMLEDIAILTGGQVISEDLGMKLENTTLQMLGRANKVTVDKENTTIIEGKGQTKEIQGRIGQIKKQIEDTTSEYDKEKLQERLAKLAGGVAVIHVGAATEVEMKEKKARVEDALSATRAAVEEGIVPGGGLTLLKAQEAVGGLKLEGDEATGAKIIFRALEEPIRMITSNAGLEGSVIVEHAKAKKGNEGFNALTMVWEDMIQAGVVDPAKVVRSALQNAASIGSMILTTEVTITDKPEKDAPNPMAGMGGGMGGMGGMM
- a CDS encoding class I SAM-dependent methyltransferase, producing the protein MNPSEPSSQSAWNTHYTRNKSRLGYPDENLVRMLSKIGSEQTESSEQRKALDFGAGSGRHCVLLNEFGYQVYATDYTENSVKTISQEYPFVKASIHEHPPFSYQDGFFDVIVSWGVLHYNSVELAREILKEKKRILKPGGFLAGSVRAVGDTHLQAQGTVIQTPDLKGAYSRFYTLEELKEDLKGFSRVDFGYTERTPLGKLEERICHWIFLAKL
- the groES gene encoding co-chaperone GroES, with the protein product MASIKPLGDRVLVEPRQEAEEKIGSIFVPDTAKEKPQEGKVVEVGSGKYEDGKLVPLEVKVGDTVLYGKYSGTEIKSEGKEYLIIRESDILAVVKK